The following coding sequences are from one Geothrix sp. window:
- the ffh gene encoding signal recognition particle protein, translated as MFDSLTQKLSQAMKALRGQSKLTEANLEAVLREVRMALLEADVHVSVARTFLQRVKEKALGAEVMQGLNPAQAFIDIVHRELVEIMGGQAPEHPIAFASKPPTVVMMVGLQGAGKTTSCGKLAVFLKKLGRSPLLVPADVYRPAAIEQLHVVAKDAGVPSFHTEEKDPVAICAAALAEARLKGWDVVVLDTAGRLHLDEPLMEELVRIKGATAPDEILFVADAMTGQDAVRSATAFHEKLGITGVVLTKTDGDTRGGAAFSIKQATGQPLKFVGEGEKLEDFQRFHPDRMAQRILGMGDVLSLIEHAKDKIDEKEAEVMAKRLAKNQFTLEDMRKQFQQVQKLGSMNKILGMLPGLGQMKDQLAQVATDKRIKHLEAIINSMTPAERNNHNLLDGKRKRRISAGCGRPVHEINQLLKQFMETKKMMGQMNDPKFMAKMQRMAKMGGGPNLPF; from the coding sequence ATGTTCGACAGCCTTACCCAGAAGCTCAGCCAGGCCATGAAGGCCCTCCGTGGCCAGTCGAAGCTCACCGAAGCCAACCTGGAGGCCGTGCTGCGCGAGGTGCGCATGGCCCTGCTGGAGGCCGACGTCCACGTGAGCGTGGCCCGCACCTTCCTGCAGCGGGTCAAGGAGAAGGCCCTCGGTGCCGAGGTCATGCAGGGGCTCAACCCGGCCCAGGCCTTCATCGACATCGTCCACCGCGAGCTGGTGGAGATCATGGGTGGTCAGGCCCCCGAGCACCCCATCGCCTTCGCGTCGAAGCCACCCACGGTGGTGATGATGGTGGGACTCCAGGGCGCCGGAAAGACCACCAGCTGCGGCAAGTTGGCGGTCTTCCTCAAGAAGCTCGGGCGCTCCCCGCTGCTGGTGCCCGCGGACGTCTACCGCCCCGCAGCCATCGAGCAGCTGCACGTGGTGGCGAAGGATGCCGGCGTGCCCTCCTTCCACACGGAGGAGAAGGATCCCGTCGCCATCTGCGCCGCCGCCCTGGCCGAAGCCCGGCTGAAGGGCTGGGACGTGGTGGTGCTGGACACCGCCGGCCGCCTGCACCTGGACGAGCCCCTGATGGAGGAGCTGGTCCGGATCAAGGGCGCCACCGCGCCGGACGAGATCCTCTTCGTGGCCGATGCCATGACGGGCCAGGATGCGGTGCGCAGCGCCACGGCCTTTCACGAGAAGCTGGGCATCACCGGCGTGGTGCTCACCAAGACCGACGGCGACACCCGCGGCGGTGCGGCCTTCAGCATCAAGCAGGCCACGGGCCAGCCCCTGAAGTTCGTGGGTGAGGGCGAGAAGCTGGAGGACTTCCAGCGCTTCCACCCGGACCGCATGGCCCAGCGCATCCTGGGCATGGGCGACGTGCTCAGCCTCATCGAGCACGCCAAGGACAAGATCGACGAGAAGGAAGCCGAGGTCATGGCCAAGCGCCTGGCCAAGAACCAGTTCACGCTCGAGGACATGCGCAAGCAGTTCCAGCAGGTGCAGAAGCTGGGCTCCATGAACAAGATCCTGGGCATGCTGCCGGGGCTCGGGCAGATGAAGGACCAGCTGGCCCAGGTGGCCACCGACAAGCGCATCAAGCATCTGGAAGCCATCATCAATTCCATGACGCCCGCCGAGCGGAACAACCACAACCTGCTGGACGGCAAGCGCAAGCGCCGCATTTCCGCGGGATGCGGCCGCCCGGTTCACGAGATCAACCAGCTGCTGAAGCAGTTCATGGAGACGAAGAAGATGATGGGCCAGATGAACGATCCCAAGTTCATGGCCAAGATGCAGCGCATGGCCAAGATGGGCGGCGGCCCCAACCTTCCCTTCTAG
- a CDS encoding thioredoxin domain-containing protein — protein MPNHLSGSLSPYLLQHAHNPVDWHPWGEAALARARAEQKPIFLSIGYSACHWCHVMERESFENPAVAAVLNAHFVSIKVDREERPDLDDLYMDAVQTLTGRGGWPMSVWLTPDLQPFYGGTYFPPEPRGGMPGFIPLLKRIAQVWQDDRAGVVGQAAALATELRRQAEVEAGTQRPGDAVLEASLAQLRRGFDGRWGGFGPAPKFPQQMAVDLLLARGTAEDRAMALRTLDAMWEGGMYDHLGGGFARYSVDGQWLVPHFEKMLYDNAQLACCYLTAFQATGEPRYAAVARETLDYLLRDLRDPSGGFHSSEDADSEGEEGKFYAFTPAEVREALGPVDGDRFCAAFGITDGGNFEHGASVIHRFSCPREASLSEGEEQTLRERLRLWRDRRVRPGKDDKVLAAWNGLALSALARGAQVLGEPRYLEAAQACAAFLRRELWREGGLLRVWRRGRAHTAAFLEDHAAVVEGLVDLFEADFDPAWLRWAETLGEMMLARFHDPVDGGFFSTEADQPDLLFRQKPGFDNAIPSGNTLAARALLRLSRHLQREDFRSAAEGTLQCFGPWMERAPRAFLGLFGVLDLVQRAPLDVALSGHPEDPLVQDMLGEVYRRFLPGRVLSVSGDQLLPLHEGRGLSPGRPLAFVCRGRTCAAPVGTSRELGDLLQDSPVPM, from the coding sequence ATGCCCAACCACCTTTCCGGAAGCCTCAGCCCCTACCTGCTCCAGCACGCCCACAACCCCGTGGACTGGCATCCCTGGGGCGAGGCGGCCCTGGCGAGGGCCCGGGCGGAGCAGAAGCCCATCTTCCTCAGCATCGGCTACAGCGCCTGCCACTGGTGCCATGTCATGGAGCGGGAGAGCTTCGAGAATCCGGCGGTGGCCGCGGTGCTGAACGCCCACTTCGTGAGCATCAAGGTGGATCGCGAGGAACGGCCCGACCTGGACGATCTCTACATGGACGCCGTGCAGACCCTGACGGGGCGGGGCGGCTGGCCCATGAGCGTGTGGCTCACTCCAGACCTGCAGCCCTTTTACGGCGGCACGTACTTCCCGCCCGAGCCCCGCGGCGGGATGCCGGGGTTCATCCCCCTGCTCAAGCGCATTGCCCAGGTGTGGCAGGACGACCGCGCCGGAGTGGTGGGGCAGGCGGCGGCGCTCGCTACGGAACTGCGGCGCCAGGCCGAGGTGGAGGCGGGAACCCAGCGGCCGGGCGACGCGGTATTGGAGGCGTCCCTGGCCCAGCTGCGCCGGGGCTTCGATGGGCGCTGGGGCGGGTTCGGCCCGGCCCCGAAATTCCCCCAGCAGATGGCCGTGGACCTGCTCCTGGCCAGGGGCACTGCGGAGGATCGGGCCATGGCCCTCCGTACCCTGGACGCCATGTGGGAGGGCGGCATGTACGACCACCTGGGCGGCGGCTTCGCGCGCTACAGCGTGGATGGCCAGTGGCTGGTGCCCCATTTCGAGAAGATGCTCTACGACAACGCCCAGCTGGCCTGCTGCTACCTGACGGCCTTCCAGGCCACCGGTGAGCCCCGTTACGCGGCGGTGGCGCGGGAGACCCTGGACTACCTGCTGCGGGACCTGCGCGACCCCAGCGGCGGCTTCCACTCCAGTGAGGACGCGGACAGCGAAGGAGAAGAAGGCAAGTTCTACGCCTTCACCCCCGCCGAGGTGCGGGAAGCACTCGGGCCGGTGGACGGGGACCGGTTCTGTGCGGCCTTCGGCATCACCGATGGCGGCAACTTCGAGCACGGGGCCAGCGTCATCCACCGCTTTTCCTGTCCTCGGGAAGCTTCGCTTTCCGAGGGAGAAGAGCAGACCCTGCGGGAGCGGCTGCGGCTCTGGCGGGACCGGCGGGTGCGGCCCGGCAAGGACGACAAGGTGCTGGCCGCCTGGAACGGCCTCGCCCTGTCGGCCCTGGCCCGGGGCGCCCAGGTGCTGGGCGAGCCGCGGTACCTGGAAGCGGCCCAGGCCTGCGCGGCCTTCCTCCGCAGGGAACTCTGGCGGGAGGGAGGGCTGCTTCGGGTGTGGCGCCGGGGCCGGGCGCACACGGCGGCCTTCCTCGAGGATCATGCGGCTGTCGTGGAGGGGCTGGTGGATCTCTTCGAGGCGGACTTCGATCCGGCCTGGCTGCGCTGGGCCGAGACGCTCGGGGAGATGATGCTGGCGCGGTTCCATGATCCGGTCGATGGCGGGTTCTTCAGCACGGAGGCGGACCAGCCGGATCTCCTCTTCCGGCAGAAGCCCGGCTTCGACAATGCCATTCCCAGCGGCAACACCCTGGCGGCCCGGGCACTGCTCAGGTTGTCCCGCCACCTGCAGAGGGAGGACTTCCGGTCCGCGGCCGAAGGGACCCTCCAGTGCTTCGGGCCCTGGATGGAGCGGGCGCCCAGGGCCTTCCTGGGCCTGTTTGGCGTGCTGGACCTCGTCCAACGGGCACCGCTGGACGTGGCGCTGTCCGGCCATCCCGAAGATCCGCTCGTCCAGGACATGCTGGGCGAGGTGTACCGGCGCTTCCTGCCTGGCCGGGTGCTCTCGGTCTCCGGCGACCAGTTGCTGCCACTGCATGAAGGCCGGGGCCTGAGTCCGGGACGGCCCCTGGCCTTCGTGTGCCGGGGCAGGACCTGCGCCGCTCCGGTGGGAACCAGCCGGGAACTCGGGGACCTGCTGCAGGACTCACCGGTTCCGATGTGA
- a CDS encoding NAD-dependent malic enzyme: protein MKNFVLKIDPLTGEDYYEVYLRGRQLLNNPHLNKASAFTKEERLSLGLDGMLRPGIATLESQLDRTYEAFLRKPDDMERYIYLSGLLDRNEVLFYRLLQDHLDEMVPIIYTPTVGLACMQLSHIQRRFRGIYITPENIANIDQIFHGLSQPQVNLIVVTDGERILGLGDLGSDGMGIPVGKVSLYVAAGGVHPGVTLPITLDVGTNNPRLLEDPLYLGIRKPRLRGVEYEELVEKFVLGVKRNFPGALLQWEDFAKQTAFKNLDRYRERILSFNDDIQGTGSTALAALMTAMRIKKSRFQDERYVIVGMGQAGTGIALNILAMLKEEGLSAEEARKRIFAVDMQGLLLEGDPLLEDPQEPLAQRRAWVEGWRLDDPSRIGLGDVIRNAHPTVLIGVTAQPGLFSEAILAETAKHSERPIVLALSNPTHKCECTPEAVWKATDGKGLVATGSPFEPMDWKGHTLQASQCNNMYIFPGVGLGALVCKATRVTDGMFLAASRAISEFVTPEQEAMGLLLPEMKDIRKVSASVAKAVGIEARNAGLGRLLDDDQIGAVVTKAQWVPAYPAYRPGALRYED from the coding sequence ATGAAGAACTTCGTGCTCAAGATCGACCCGCTGACGGGCGAGGACTACTACGAGGTCTACCTCCGTGGGCGGCAGCTGCTGAACAATCCCCACCTGAACAAGGCCTCGGCGTTCACCAAGGAGGAGCGGCTGAGTCTGGGGCTGGACGGCATGCTGCGGCCCGGCATCGCCACCCTGGAATCCCAGCTGGACCGCACCTACGAGGCCTTCCTGCGCAAGCCTGACGACATGGAGCGGTACATCTACCTCTCGGGCCTCCTGGACCGCAACGAGGTCCTGTTCTACCGCCTCCTCCAGGACCACCTGGACGAGATGGTCCCCATCATCTACACGCCGACGGTGGGCCTGGCCTGCATGCAGCTGAGCCACATCCAGCGCCGCTTCCGGGGCATCTACATCACGCCCGAGAACATCGCGAACATCGACCAGATCTTCCACGGGCTGTCACAACCCCAGGTCAACCTCATCGTGGTGACCGACGGCGAGCGCATCCTGGGCCTGGGCGACCTGGGTTCTGACGGCATGGGCATCCCCGTGGGCAAGGTCAGCCTCTACGTGGCCGCTGGCGGCGTGCACCCCGGGGTCACTCTGCCCATCACCCTGGACGTGGGCACCAACAACCCCCGCCTGCTGGAGGATCCCCTCTACCTGGGCATCCGCAAGCCGCGCCTGCGGGGCGTCGAGTACGAGGAACTGGTGGAGAAGTTCGTCCTCGGCGTGAAGCGGAACTTCCCTGGCGCCCTGCTCCAGTGGGAGGACTTCGCCAAGCAGACCGCCTTCAAGAACCTCGACCGGTACCGCGAGCGCATCCTTTCGTTCAACGACGACATCCAGGGCACGGGCTCGACGGCCCTGGCGGCGCTGATGACGGCCATGCGCATCAAGAAGAGCCGCTTCCAGGATGAGCGCTACGTCATCGTGGGCATGGGCCAGGCGGGCACGGGCATCGCCCTGAACATCCTCGCCATGCTGAAAGAGGAGGGCCTCTCCGCTGAAGAAGCCCGCAAGCGCATCTTCGCCGTGGACATGCAGGGCCTACTCCTCGAAGGCGATCCCCTGCTGGAGGACCCCCAGGAGCCCCTGGCTCAGCGCCGGGCCTGGGTGGAGGGCTGGCGGCTGGACGATCCGTCCCGCATCGGCCTGGGAGATGTCATCCGCAACGCTCACCCCACCGTCCTCATTGGCGTCACCGCCCAGCCCGGGCTCTTCAGCGAGGCGATCCTCGCGGAGACCGCCAAGCACTCAGAGCGCCCCATCGTGCTGGCCCTCTCCAACCCCACCCACAAGTGCGAATGCACGCCGGAGGCCGTCTGGAAGGCCACGGACGGCAAGGGCCTGGTCGCCACGGGCAGCCCCTTCGAGCCCATGGACTGGAAGGGACACACCCTCCAGGCCTCCCAGTGCAACAACATGTACATCTTCCCGGGTGTCGGTCTCGGCGCCCTGGTCTGCAAGGCCACCCGCGTGACGGACGGCATGTTCCTGGCGGCCAGCCGGGCCATCAGCGAATTCGTGACGCCGGAGCAGGAAGCCATGGGGCTGCTGCTGCCGGAAATGAAGGACATCCGCAAGGTGTCCGCCTCCGTGGCCAAGGCCGTGGGCATCGAGGCCCGCAACGCAGGCCTGGGACGCCTGCTCGACGACGACCAGATCGGCGCCGTGGTGACCAAGGCCCAGTGGGTGCCGGCCTACCCGGCCTACCGGCCCGGGGCGTTGCGGTACGAAGATTGA
- a CDS encoding BlaI/MecI/CopY family transcriptional regulator: protein MELKFLQILWERGPSAVKEVHAQLNRREEYTYTGTLRMLQVMLEKGLVIRDESQRSHVYAAAHSRAAMEGGLVADLTERLFGGSAAALVLAALRSGQVSLEEKARIREALGKERR from the coding sequence GTGGAGTTGAAGTTTCTTCAGATCCTCTGGGAGCGGGGGCCATCCGCAGTGAAGGAAGTCCATGCCCAGCTGAACCGCCGGGAGGAATACACCTACACCGGGACTCTGCGGATGCTGCAGGTCATGCTGGAAAAGGGGCTGGTGATCCGGGATGAAAGCCAGCGCAGCCATGTCTATGCGGCGGCCCACAGCCGCGCCGCCATGGAGGGGGGCCTGGTCGCCGACCTGACGGAGCGGCTTTTCGGGGGATCGGCAGCGGCGCTCGTGCTGGCGGCGCTACGCTCAGGGCAGGTCAGCCTAGAGGAGAAGGCCCGCATTCGCGAGGCGCTCGGCAAGGAGAGGCGATGA
- a CDS encoding M56 family metallopeptidase, whose amino-acid sequence MNAGIQILGWALLHALWQGCLLVLLAAFCGMFLTGQLRHRMNALALGLCLILPALTAWHFHQPVPAAAGPVEVTEQVERTPVRSLSHQPPSVPLLIRLESALQPLLPRLVALWALGASIMALRLGGGLALSLRWKRQGLPAPGPWQDAMDRVAKRMDLRRRVPLLLSSRGGTPVTLGLWKPVVLMPAVLLTSLPPDYLEALLAHELAHVRRLDYLGNLIQGIIEALLFFHPAVWWLSARIRTEREELADELAAQSLGDPRRLALALNALDDLQPDLRPPIFPALAARGGRLLTRIERLLSTKPMAGSPWGLVTLLLLPCAVLALHAGAPSTTPIPAPTALVAQIDALAAKEGLDPQLLRSMAWVESGFSAKAKSPLGAMGLLQVMPATAEAYGAKDLNDPAQVMAAGAKYLRFLLDRYQGDVEKAVTAYNCGEKALDGGQITEEATRYRTLVMGVLKAKAVQPEAPLAEGEVQGVIRGIGDELMVHLRISSRGDLKVELLSDGVPSGSVIVGNKEPAGKQGVGLWEEVRPNIRIKAPKAGAPLSIRAANPLTGWRGETQVLPDAPWKTFSFRMEEPKP is encoded by the coding sequence ATGAACGCCGGCATCCAGATTCTGGGATGGGCCTTGCTGCACGCGCTCTGGCAGGGCTGCCTGCTCGTGCTGCTGGCGGCCTTCTGCGGGATGTTCCTGACGGGCCAGCTCCGGCACAGGATGAATGCCCTGGCCCTGGGGCTTTGCCTGATCCTGCCCGCGCTCACAGCCTGGCATTTCCACCAGCCTGTGCCCGCAGCCGCGGGTCCGGTGGAGGTGACGGAGCAGGTGGAACGGACTCCGGTCAGATCCTTGTCCCATCAGCCGCCCTCCGTACCGCTCTTGATTCGGCTTGAATCCGCACTGCAGCCACTTCTGCCGCGGCTGGTGGCGCTGTGGGCGCTTGGCGCGTCGATCATGGCGCTGCGCCTTGGCGGCGGCCTCGCGCTGAGTCTGCGCTGGAAGCGGCAGGGCCTCCCTGCGCCCGGCCCCTGGCAGGATGCGATGGATCGGGTTGCCAAGCGCATGGACCTTCGGCGGAGGGTGCCCCTGCTGCTCTCTTCGAGGGGCGGAACGCCGGTAACCCTTGGTTTGTGGAAGCCTGTCGTCCTGATGCCGGCGGTTCTGCTCACCAGCCTGCCACCGGATTACCTGGAGGCGCTCCTGGCCCACGAGCTGGCGCATGTGCGCCGCCTCGACTACCTCGGCAACCTCATCCAGGGAATCATCGAAGCCCTGCTTTTCTTTCATCCAGCCGTCTGGTGGCTCTCAGCGAGGATCCGCACCGAGCGCGAGGAACTGGCGGATGAACTCGCGGCACAGAGCCTCGGCGACCCGCGGCGTCTGGCTCTGGCCCTCAACGCGCTGGATGATCTCCAGCCCGACCTTCGACCCCCGATATTCCCGGCCCTTGCGGCCCGAGGAGGACGTTTGCTGACACGAATCGAACGGCTGCTTTCCACGAAGCCCATGGCGGGATCCCCGTGGGGGCTCGTCACCCTGTTGCTGCTTCCCTGCGCGGTTCTGGCCCTGCACGCAGGTGCTCCTTCCACCACTCCGATTCCGGCGCCCACCGCCCTGGTGGCGCAGATCGATGCCCTGGCCGCCAAGGAGGGGCTGGATCCCCAGCTGCTCCGGAGCATGGCCTGGGTGGAGAGCGGCTTCAGCGCCAAGGCCAAGAGCCCTCTGGGCGCCATGGGCCTGCTCCAGGTCATGCCGGCCACGGCCGAGGCCTACGGCGCGAAAGATCTGAATGACCCGGCCCAGGTGATGGCGGCGGGCGCGAAGTATCTGCGCTTCCTCCTGGACCGCTACCAGGGGGACGTCGAGAAGGCCGTAACGGCCTACAACTGCGGCGAGAAAGCCCTGGATGGGGGCCAGATCACTGAAGAGGCGACCCGCTACCGCACCCTCGTGATGGGGGTGCTGAAGGCGAAGGCGGTGCAGCCGGAGGCGCCGTTGGCGGAGGGGGAGGTCCAGGGTGTCATCCGTGGCATCGGGGATGAGTTGATGGTTCACCTGCGCATCAGCAGCCGCGGAGACCTGAAAGTGGAGCTCCTGTCCGACGGTGTTCCAAGCGGTTCCGTGATCGTCGGGAACAAGGAACCGGCAGGGAAACAAGGGGTCGGGCTCTGGGAGGAGGTCCGGCCCAATATCCGGATCAAAGCTCCGAAGGCTGGCGCCCCCCTCTCGATTCGCGCCGCAAATCCATTGACGGGCTGGCGGGGGGAAACCCAGGTGCTGCCGGACGCGCCCTGGAAGACCTTCAGCTTCCGAATGGAAGAGCCCAAGCCATAG
- the ruvC gene encoding crossover junction endodeoxyribonuclease RuvC: protein MIVPPSPVRCLGVDPGSLACGWAVVERFGSRLTLVEAGVIRNPRGTDFDQRALLIHGRLSEAIAAHHPGFMAVESPFVEKNAATALKLGQIRGGILLTAALHGLPVGDYNPMQVKKAVSGYGWADKGQVGKMVMTLLNLKEPLAADAADAAAVAIGHLLASRRA, encoded by the coding sequence GTGATCGTCCCGCCCTCGCCCGTGCGCTGCCTGGGCGTGGATCCCGGCTCCCTGGCCTGCGGCTGGGCCGTGGTGGAGCGCTTCGGGTCCCGGCTGACCCTGGTGGAGGCGGGGGTCATCCGCAACCCCCGGGGGACCGACTTCGACCAGCGGGCCCTGCTCATCCACGGTCGCCTGTCCGAGGCCATCGCCGCTCACCACCCCGGTTTCATGGCGGTGGAGTCCCCCTTCGTCGAAAAGAACGCCGCCACGGCCCTGAAGCTGGGCCAGATCCGCGGGGGGATCCTGCTGACGGCGGCCCTGCACGGGCTGCCGGTGGGTGACTACAACCCCATGCAGGTGAAGAAGGCCGTCAGTGGGTATGGCTGGGCGGACAAGGGCCAGGTGGGGAAGATGGTGATGACCCTGCTGAACTTGAAGGAGCCCCTGGCGGCCGATGCGGCCGACGCGGCGGCCGTGGCCATCGGCCACCTGCTGGCCAGCCGCAGGGCCTGA
- a CDS encoding ribonuclease R family protein, producing the protein MTRRSTPRIPVRSPARTPDRRPSREAPKPLAAGLRPYETFEATFLGHPEGAGGFLRILGAPKGPRMDLLVDWRDAHGAIHGDRVVAEVNGEGWDGRLKARVLEIKGRGDVPLPGTLQKQPWGWRVVPLEPRLAQIISVPPTDLAEDGELVSVRLDADPEAKQLRGTVVARLGKKTDLKIENRLTAALFNLRTEFADAVMRELAPFPTAIPTEWIQGREDLRETLTCTVDPPTAKDFDDAISLEILPKSEGGGWLLGVHIADVSHYVAEGGPLDEEARLRGTSVYFPDEAIPMIPERLSGDLCSLREGVDRLTMTAWMTISPELEVMETRLSESVIRSAKRLTYDEVKEACIDLSKRKRAELGEPLCALLDEALVLSRQLTQIRLGRGAMNLDTEEAEFIFDEEGRPIDARRYPRHDAHRMIEEFMLLANETVARFFTRKKIPSIYRIHDEPDALKLEIFAEVARTFGLLKPKEAPTPEHLNVMLDKIRGGPLEAMINTLLLRSLKKAEYNVDNIGHSGLALQDYLHFTSPIRRYPDLIVHRLLRKVLRGQKLPEGLHSQLAVLAKGASDCEQKATEAERENDKWKACLLMKARIGQRFKGRIQGFSAKVMFVTLESPFVEVGVPLAALGGNFWVDEHRTKATGQRGMVVLTIGDAVEVEITTVDEDLRRISAWVTEAKAQDAHGKVLQFVPTLAAPAVLREGDLEKPRRGGKTRSDEPRPRRETASKQRPPKKARATAGKTREASPKPPKGSVRGTGKRKGR; encoded by the coding sequence ATGACCCGCCGTTCCACTCCCCGCATCCCCGTCCGCAGTCCGGCCCGCACCCCCGACCGACGGCCCTCCCGCGAAGCCCCGAAGCCCCTGGCTGCGGGGCTTCGTCCGTACGAGACCTTCGAAGCCACCTTCCTGGGCCACCCCGAGGGTGCCGGGGGCTTCCTGAGGATCCTGGGGGCGCCCAAGGGGCCCCGCATGGACCTGCTCGTGGACTGGCGGGATGCCCATGGCGCCATCCACGGCGACCGCGTGGTGGCCGAGGTCAACGGCGAGGGCTGGGACGGCCGCCTCAAGGCCCGGGTCCTCGAGATCAAGGGGCGCGGTGACGTCCCCCTGCCCGGCACCTTGCAGAAGCAGCCCTGGGGCTGGCGGGTGGTGCCCCTGGAGCCACGCCTGGCCCAGATCATCTCGGTGCCGCCCACGGACCTGGCCGAGGATGGTGAGCTGGTGAGCGTCAGGCTCGACGCCGATCCCGAGGCCAAGCAGCTGCGGGGCACCGTGGTCGCCAGGCTGGGGAAGAAGACCGACCTCAAGATCGAGAACAGGCTCACGGCGGCCCTGTTCAACCTGCGCACTGAGTTTGCGGACGCGGTCATGCGCGAGCTGGCACCCTTCCCCACGGCCATTCCCACGGAGTGGATCCAGGGCAGGGAGGATCTCCGTGAGACCCTCACCTGCACGGTAGATCCGCCCACGGCCAAGGACTTCGACGATGCCATCAGCCTGGAGATCCTGCCGAAATCTGAAGGTGGCGGCTGGCTCCTGGGCGTCCACATCGCCGACGTGAGCCACTACGTGGCCGAGGGCGGCCCCCTGGACGAGGAGGCCCGCCTGCGGGGCACCTCGGTCTACTTCCCGGACGAGGCCATTCCCATGATTCCGGAGCGCCTCAGCGGCGACCTCTGCAGCCTGCGCGAGGGCGTCGACCGGCTCACCATGACGGCCTGGATGACGATCTCGCCGGAGCTGGAAGTGATGGAGACGCGACTTTCTGAAAGCGTCATCCGCAGCGCGAAGCGGCTCACCTATGACGAAGTGAAGGAAGCCTGCATCGACCTGTCGAAGCGCAAGCGGGCCGAACTGGGCGAGCCCTTGTGCGCCCTGCTGGACGAGGCCCTGGTGCTGTCACGGCAGCTCACCCAGATCCGCCTGGGCCGGGGCGCCATGAACCTGGACACGGAAGAGGCCGAGTTCATCTTCGACGAGGAAGGGCGACCCATCGACGCGCGGCGCTATCCACGCCACGACGCCCACCGCATGATCGAGGAGTTCATGCTGCTGGCGAACGAGACGGTGGCGCGCTTCTTCACCCGGAAGAAGATCCCCTCCATCTACCGCATCCACGACGAGCCGGATGCGCTGAAGCTCGAGATCTTCGCGGAAGTGGCCCGCACCTTCGGGCTGCTCAAGCCCAAGGAGGCGCCCACGCCCGAGCACCTCAACGTCATGCTCGACAAGATCCGGGGCGGGCCCCTGGAGGCCATGATCAACACGCTGCTGCTGCGCAGCCTGAAGAAGGCTGAGTACAACGTCGACAACATCGGCCACTCGGGCCTGGCGTTGCAGGACTACCTGCACTTCACGAGCCCCATCCGGCGCTATCCGGATCTCATCGTCCACCGCCTGCTGCGCAAGGTGCTCCGGGGCCAGAAGCTGCCCGAGGGCCTGCACAGCCAGCTGGCGGTGCTCGCCAAGGGCGCCAGCGACTGCGAACAGAAGGCCACCGAGGCCGAGCGCGAGAACGACAAGTGGAAGGCCTGCCTGCTCATGAAGGCCCGGATCGGCCAGCGCTTCAAGGGCCGCATCCAGGGTTTCTCCGCCAAGGTCATGTTCGTCACGCTCGAGTCACCCTTCGTGGAGGTGGGCGTGCCCCTGGCGGCCCTGGGCGGCAACTTCTGGGTGGACGAGCACCGCACCAAGGCCACGGGCCAGCGGGGCATGGTGGTGCTCACCATCGGCGATGCGGTGGAAGTGGAGATCACCACCGTGGATGAGGACCTCCGGCGCATCAGCGCCTGGGTCACTGAGGCGAAGGCCCAGGATGCCCATGGCAAGGTCCTCCAGTTCGTGCCCACCCTCGCGGCTCCGGCGGTGCTGCGGGAAGGTGATCTGGAGAAGCCCCGGCGGGGGGGGAAAACCCGATCGGACGAGCCACGCCCCCGCCGCGAAACGGCCTCAAAGCAGCGCCCACCGAAGAAGGCCCGTGCCACCGCCGGGAAAACCCGGGAGGCGAGTCCAAAGCCGCCGAAAGGCAGCGTCCGGGGCACCGGCAAGCGGAAGGGCCGGTGA